The following nucleotide sequence is from Stigmatopora argus isolate UIUO_Sarg chromosome 18, RoL_Sarg_1.0, whole genome shotgun sequence.
ATGCGACCATCGATGCGACAGTAGCCAAAGGCGTCCAAGCTGCCCATGTCCCTGAACAAGAGTCCCAGTTGAGTACGCCGCCGGCCCCCGAAGAAGAGATGAGCGAACACAGACTCACCCGGTTTTGTACCAGCCGTCCTTTCCGATGCACTCGCGGGTTTGGTCCGGGTCATTCCAGTAACCCGACATGACGCAGTAGCCTCGGATGAGGATCTCGCCCGAGCGGCCCAACGGGAGCGTCCGACCGCTGGCCGGGTCGACGATCTTGGCCTGCGCGCACATTTCCCCCGGCGGTGAACGGACGGGCGGCGGGGAAAATGCGGGACGCGGGGTCTCGTCCCAGAGTGGGGTCTCGTCCGCCCGTTCCGCGCACCTCGGTGTGGTCCATGACGTAGCCGACCGTGTGGCACTTTCGGCGGAGGCCGTCCAGCGGCGAGCCGCAAAAGGTGACGGGACTGTTCTCCGTGGTGCCGTAGCCGATCTGCCGGGCGCCACAGAAAGTCAGAGGCTTGCCAAAGCCGTGTCAGAATTGGCGAGTCAACTGCACATTCCAGTAAAGCTCCACAGCCCACACAAACGTCCTCCTcactggacttttttttcctttttttttttccctctctgggCTGGCGAGCCGCTCGAGAAGGCCGAGCGTTCCAAGTCGCGCCCACTCGCGCCCTCGCGAGCGCCCGCCCGCCCCCCGTCTTTTCTCGGCGCCCGCCGGGGACGCCGGCTCACTCGGACGAGATGCGGCGCGCGGGCTGCCTGCTGCTGTTGACGAGCGTGCTACTGGTCGGGGGAGCGGCGCCCCCCGCCCGCTGCCCGTCGGCGTGCCGCTGCCACGGCGAGCTGCGCCACGTGGTCTGCGAGGGCGCCGGCCTGAAGAAGATCCCACGCGTGGGGGCCTCGGCGCAGCTGCTGGACCTCCAGCGCAACCCGCTGGGCGGCGTCCCCGCCGGCGCCTTcgccgacggcggcggcggcctggTGTCGCTGCACATGCAGCGCTGCGGCCTGCGGGGCCTGGCGGACGGAGCCTTTCGGGGCCTGAAGCGGCTGGTCTACCTGTACCTGTCGCACAACCGCATAACGGCCGTCCACCCCCGGGCCTTCCGGGACCTGGGCCGGCTCACCTACCTGCACCTGGAGCACAACCGCATCGGCGAGCTGGCCGGCGGCGTCTTCTCGCCGCTGGTCAAcctgtttgcgctgctgctgaACCACAACCGGCTGCGGGGGCTGCGCGCCGGGACCTTCGCCGGTGCCAAGGACCTGCGGCGCCTGCAGCTGAGCGCCAACCGGTTGAGCGAGCTGCGCGCCGGCTCGCTGGACGACGTGGAGAACCTGGCGGCGCTGAGCCTGGACGGCAACCGGCTGGCCGCCTTCCCCGTCGCCGCCCTGGCCGGCCTGCGGGTGGTGGAGGAGCTGGCGCTGGGCGCCAACCCCTTGGGGAGCGTCCCCGACCGGGCCTTCCTGAGCTTCGGACGCTACCTGGAGACGCTCCGCCTGGACCGCGCCGGCCTGGAGAAGGTCAGTGCCGCGCTCGCCTCCGCCCAAAACAAAAGTCCGTTTGCGCAAAAGCACACTCCGCCCGTCGCCGTTTTTGCGCTTCCCCGTGACCCCCGAGGCCCGccgcgtgtcaaagtggcgcttTGGTACCTTTTGGCCAAAACCCAGTTCGCCATCGGCGGGGCGACGCGTCGGTCTCGCCGAGATGGCGGCGAAATAGTCCATTGAAAGTATCCTCTCCGCCGCCGGCACcggacggagggagggagggagggacggaggaaaaaaagggggcaaaAAGCAGCAGGGAGATGGGAGTTTGTGTGGCGTCGGGTAAACACGGCGTGTTTGTAAGCGGAGTACAGACGCTTCCTTTGCTGGGCTGGAAATTTCCAGCCAGCGTGTGTCACACCTGCGCGATGCTTTTAGCGCCGGCCGGCAGGATGTTGACGAGCGAGGAGCTGAGAGGAGCCTTTCACGTCGCACGCCTACGACCGCACCAAACTTCCCACCACCGCaaatgacccccccccccctcctttcCCGCACTTAGTCGCTACGGGGCAAAAAGACGAGGCAAAAGGCCTCGGGGTGGGTGGCCAACTTGCCCATCAAAATACAACATCTTGACATTCAAGTCATCAGGAGCTTATTCATTTCCAAGATGATTGGATGGATGCAATTGACTTCaatattgtctg
It contains:
- the chad gene encoding chondroadherin, whose product is MRRAGCLLLLTSVLLVGGAAPPARCPSACRCHGELRHVVCEGAGLKKIPRVGASAQLLDLQRNPLGGVPAGAFADGGGGLVSLHMQRCGLRGLADGAFRGLKRLVYLYLSHNRITAVHPRAFRDLGRLTYLHLEHNRIGELAGGVFSPLVNLFALLLNHNRLRGLRAGTFAGAKDLRRLQLSANRLSELRAGSLDDVENLAALSLDGNRLAAFPVAALAGLRVVEELALGANPLGSVPDRAFLSFGRYLETLRLDRAGLEKMSDEAFAGVTALTSLHLEGNKLRTLPKSLDLSRVTNLTLADNPWTCGCQLAPLRRWMDADGRRATDAVCASPPSQRGKRVRDSSAFAACRAHENKVAGRQSTGGGGATDRTQAGPASMLSRRGSFARGV